In the genome of Pseudomonadota bacterium, one region contains:
- a CDS encoding biotin--[acetyl-CoA-carboxylase] ligase produces MDRIRDILNFLREKPDYISGDFISTELGISRTAIWKYMHQLERLGYVIAKLKGRGYKLIKTPDKLYAWEIERHLKTDIIGKEIIYKDIIDSTNSYAFKLALDGAPEGTCVLADAQKAGRGRLNRVWFSPAGENLYLSIILKPHVHPSNVYSITFISSLAVYDTVETITGIKPTLKWPNDLLINGKKICGTLLELSTEADMVKFVVVGIGLDINMKEKEISEEIDQKATSLLIETKILFERPRICGILLSNLEKYYLLFKQNGENEICRIWEDRSCIKGKYLEINQMGRIYKGTSEGIDNKGALLLNIDGEIKRIIAGDVIF; encoded by the coding sequence ATGGATAGAATCAGAGATATATTGAACTTTTTAAGAGAAAAACCGGACTATATTTCCGGAGATTTTATTTCCACTGAGCTTGGCATATCGAGGACAGCTATATGGAAGTATATGCATCAGCTTGAACGGCTTGGATATGTTATTGCAAAATTAAAAGGTAGAGGATACAAACTCATTAAGACCCCTGATAAACTGTATGCCTGGGAAATAGAAAGGCACTTAAAAACAGACATTATCGGAAAAGAGATAATATATAAGGACATTATTGATTCAACGAATTCATATGCTTTCAAACTCGCTCTTGATGGCGCTCCTGAGGGAACATGTGTTCTTGCCGATGCACAGAAAGCCGGCAGGGGAAGATTAAACAGGGTCTGGTTTTCGCCGGCAGGAGAAAACCTGTATCTATCAATAATACTTAAACCGCATGTTCATCCTTCAAACGTATACTCCATAACGTTTATTTCCTCTCTTGCCGTTTATGACACTGTTGAGACAATAACAGGAATAAAACCAACGCTTAAGTGGCCCAATGATCTGCTTATCAACGGAAAGAAGATATGCGGTACATTGCTTGAACTTTCCACTGAGGCCGACATGGTAAAATTTGTTGTCGTGGGTATCGGATTGGACATAAATATGAAGGAAAAGGAAATAAGCGAGGAGATTGATCAAAAGGCAACATCCCTCTTAATTGAGACAAAAATTCTATTTGAAAGGCCTCGTATATGTGGTATTTTACTTTCAAACTTGGAGAAATATTACCTTCTTTTTAAACAGAATGGTGAAAATGAGATTTGTCGTATCTGGGAAGACAGGTCATGTATAAAAGGCAAATATCTGGAGATAAATCAAATGGGCCGGATATACAAAGGAACCTCCGAAGGTATAGACAATAAAGGCGCACTGCTCCTTAATATAGATGGGGAGATAAAAAGAATAATTGCAGGGGATGTAATTTTTTAG
- a CDS encoding MBL fold metallo-hydrolase has translation MDTTLSKEPTLENNQWAAVPGSNSVGIYPLIRKPCVTCSNTFILKSDRYIIIIDPGAELDQIEQIQRIISPVQKEKYRPVFIFFTHCHIDHFLAVSHLMNDEPHGEIICHFEAARAIESRDESITLANMNGSVLPECKVRARFFENYDESDTTKEHPLAIENSVIQLENGEIVPCQSFAISENDKIQLFHTPGHSPDSVSYRLGSLLFTGDLHLATTPGIAGKSGWDNEKLALSIRAMLKKGREAGIKLVLTGHGNIISFAKAEKILEDTYKDALKLKNISYFDRQRSLYLSEYAVVLLEEASNIFSIIAARLLKTSYYLEMLEEEERAVEILGAIDFDAIDNIVNEFQSFFDELTDKRGAPLISKAVHFSRKVNKIFEPEKLFGLFDPHFIHRIRSLLSDFVNVVYGIQFKDQETLFDLNSAVKETLDSIRDISSQDEKIFDALDDDRKFIDELTKRIAYTPLFSSIRITFDPIQEDLLITADKLMFQDILTAFLEQLAISEVPQVLLKTYRSRKDIILSLTPMHGSNPFVLRESKLLYQQHSMRLAGGEFKKNVSQNTDVYHYIFPSE, from the coding sequence ATGGACACAACACTTTCAAAAGAACCAACTCTGGAGAATAACCAGTGGGCTGCGGTACCAGGGTCTAATAGCGTTGGAATATACCCTTTAATACGGAAACCCTGCGTTACCTGTTCCAATACGTTTATTCTGAAATCTGACCGGTATATTATCATTATAGATCCAGGCGCAGAACTTGATCAGATAGAGCAAATACAAAGGATTATTTCGCCGGTTCAGAAAGAGAAATACCGGCCTGTATTTATCTTTTTTACACATTGCCACATTGACCATTTCCTTGCCGTATCACATCTCATGAATGATGAACCCCATGGTGAAATTATTTGCCATTTCGAGGCGGCAAGGGCCATTGAGAGCCGGGATGAAAGTATTACCCTTGCAAACATGAATGGTTCAGTATTGCCTGAGTGCAAGGTAAGAGCCCGTTTTTTTGAAAACTATGATGAATCCGATACAACCAAAGAACACCCCCTGGCCATTGAGAACAGCGTCATCCAACTTGAGAATGGTGAAATTGTACCATGTCAATCCTTCGCAATTAGCGAGAACGACAAAATACAACTTTTTCACACACCTGGGCATAGCCCGGATAGTGTCAGTTATCGGTTGGGATCGCTTCTCTTTACCGGAGACCTGCATTTGGCCACTACGCCGGGGATTGCCGGAAAATCAGGGTGGGATAATGAAAAACTGGCCCTGTCAATAAGGGCAATGTTGAAAAAAGGGAGAGAAGCAGGTATAAAACTTGTACTGACCGGTCACGGTAACATCATCAGTTTTGCAAAGGCAGAGAAAATTCTTGAAGATACTTACAAAGATGCATTGAAGCTCAAAAACATTTCTTATTTTGACCGGCAACGTTCTTTGTATTTGTCAGAATATGCTGTCGTTCTCCTGGAGGAAGCAAGCAATATATTTTCCATCATTGCAGCGCGCCTCCTGAAGACCTCCTACTATCTCGAGATGCTGGAAGAAGAGGAAAGGGCAGTGGAAATCCTGGGTGCCATCGATTTTGATGCAATCGATAATATTGTAAACGAATTTCAAAGTTTTTTTGACGAACTCACGGACAAGCGCGGGGCACCGCTCATTTCAAAGGCTGTACATTTTTCAAGAAAAGTCAACAAGATCTTTGAGCCCGAAAAGCTTTTTGGGCTCTTTGATCCCCACTTTATTCACAGGATCAGAAGTCTGCTGTCAGATTTTGTAAACGTAGTCTATGGTATTCAATTCAAAGATCAGGAAACTCTCTTCGACCTCAACAGCGCTGTCAAAGAGACACTTGATTCAATTAGAGACATTTCCTCTCAAGACGAAAAGATATTTGATGCCCTCGATGACGACAGAAAATTTATTGATGAACTTACAAAAAGGATTGCCTACACGCCTCTTTTCTCTTCAATCCGGATAACATTCGATCCAATACAGGAAGACCTCCTTATTACTGCCGATAAACTCATGTTTCAGGATATTCTCACGGCCTTTCTGGAACAGCTTGCTATTTCCGAAGTCCCCCAAGTCCTTCTGAAAACATACCGTAGCCGGAAAGACATCATTCTGTCGCTAACACCCATGCATGGTAGCAACCCTTTTGTTCTCAGGGAATCAAAACTGCTCTATCAGCAGCATTCAATGAGGCTTGCAGGCGGAGAGTTCAAAAAAAATGTATCTCAGAATACAGACGTCTATCATTATATTTTTCCATCAGAGTAA
- the fusA gene encoding elongation factor G: protein MKKESQRLKKIRNIGIAAHIDAGKTTVSERILFYTGKTYKIGEVHEGTATMDYLPQEQERGITITSAVTTCYWDNHEIQIIDTPGHVDFTIEVERSLRVLDGMIAVFCGVGGVEAQSETVWHQADRYNVPRIAFINKLDRIGADYFNVIDMMVEKFGANPIPLQIPLGKEDGFFGVVDLIAMKGIIWDEEDLGTTYKFIKIPEAYIKISMEYREKLLEKLSLLDDVFMELYLEGQEIEESVIHDTIRKAAISLKCVPVLCGAALRNKGIQPLLDGIVRYLPSPLDVPPVQGKNPETGEIETRQTRSDEDLSALAFKVVMEEGRKLIYIRIYSGEIKVGEDVYNVNIGKKEKISRIYKIHANHKDRVDEAKTGAIVGIVGLKETSTGHTLTKTKPILLESIEIYQPVISIAVEPRRNIDQDKLNQVLQRISEEDPTFILKTDENAYQTIVSGMGELHLDVVMRRIKEEFGIDLQVGKPQVVYKETIEASASIEHTFEKSINNILCKGTVSLSVAPNKRGEGIVVTCHINEEHPAFPYIAAIEEGITESSNVGIIKGFPLTDIKVDIKDASFNNPDFARLTLKMSAYEGFRKACNDAKPELLLPIMSLAVTVPNEFLGEVISDLNARKCQIANLLAKDKITMVQAYAPLTKMFGYSTDVRSISQGRASFTMYFSHYDKVENG, encoded by the coding sequence ATGAAAAAAGAATCTCAGAGACTGAAAAAGATACGCAACATCGGAATCGCCGCACATATAGATGCCGGAAAGACCACTGTATCGGAGCGTATCCTTTTTTATACCGGTAAAACCTATAAAATAGGGGAAGTTCATGAAGGTACAGCCACAATGGACTACCTCCCGCAGGAACAGGAGAGGGGCATTACCATTACCTCTGCCGTTACAACTTGCTACTGGGATAATCACGAAATTCAGATTATTGACACACCGGGACATGTTGACTTCACTATTGAAGTCGAGCGGTCTCTCCGGGTGCTTGATGGAATGATAGCTGTTTTCTGTGGTGTCGGCGGCGTTGAGGCTCAGTCGGAAACCGTCTGGCATCAGGCAGACAGATACAATGTTCCAAGAATAGCCTTTATCAATAAGCTCGACAGGATTGGCGCCGATTATTTTAATGTTATAGATATGATGGTAGAGAAGTTCGGAGCAAATCCAATTCCATTGCAGATTCCCCTCGGCAAAGAAGACGGCTTTTTCGGCGTTGTCGATCTCATAGCAATGAAAGGTATTATCTGGGATGAAGAAGACCTGGGGACTACTTACAAATTTATCAAAATTCCCGAGGCATATATAAAAATATCCATGGAATATCGTGAAAAACTCCTTGAAAAATTGTCGCTTCTTGACGATGTGTTCATGGAACTCTATCTGGAAGGGCAGGAAATTGAAGAGTCTGTAATTCACGATACAATACGGAAAGCCGCTATCTCCCTAAAATGTGTGCCTGTCCTGTGCGGTGCAGCGCTCAGGAATAAAGGCATTCAACCCCTTCTGGACGGAATAGTCCGTTATCTGCCTTCTCCGCTTGATGTCCCGCCTGTTCAGGGCAAAAATCCAGAAACCGGGGAGATTGAGACAAGACAGACAAGAAGTGATGAGGATTTATCGGCCCTTGCATTTAAAGTTGTCATGGAAGAAGGCCGAAAGCTTATCTATATTCGGATATACTCCGGGGAAATAAAGGTCGGAGAGGATGTCTACAACGTAAATATTGGAAAGAAAGAAAAGATTTCAAGAATTTATAAAATTCATGCGAATCATAAAGACAGGGTAGACGAAGCAAAGACCGGGGCCATAGTCGGCATAGTCGGTCTGAAGGAAACATCCACCGGCCACACCCTGACCAAAACAAAACCGATCCTCCTCGAATCCATTGAAATATATCAGCCTGTCATTTCAATAGCTGTCGAACCCCGACGGAATATTGACCAGGATAAGCTTAACCAGGTACTCCAGAGAATATCCGAGGAAGACCCTACATTCATCCTCAAGACTGATGAGAATGCCTATCAGACGATTGTCTCCGGCATGGGTGAACTCCACCTTGATGTTGTTATGCGGAGGATCAAGGAAGAATTCGGCATTGATCTACAGGTAGGCAAACCTCAGGTTGTTTATAAAGAAACCATTGAAGCTTCTGCATCCATAGAGCACACATTTGAAAAATCGATAAATAATATCCTTTGCAAAGGTACGGTATCATTGAGTGTAGCACCGAACAAACGCGGGGAAGGCATAGTCGTTACCTGTCATATTAACGAGGAACACCCCGCCTTTCCATATATTGCCGCCATCGAAGAAGGCATTACTGAATCATCCAATGTGGGGATTATCAAGGGTTTTCCTTTGACGGACATTAAAGTGGACATAAAAGATGCATCATTCAACAACCCTGATTTTGCCCGTCTTACCCTGAAAATGTCCGCATATGAAGGGTTTCGAAAGGCATGCAATGATGCAAAACCCGAACTTCTCCTTCCTATTATGTCTCTTGCCGTAACAGTGCCAAATGAATTCCTGGGAGAGGTTATCAGTGACTTAAATGCAAGAAAATGCCAGATTGCAAATTTGTTAGCAAAAGATAAAATTACTATGGTTCAGGCATATGCACCACTGACAAAGATGTTCGGTTATTCTACCGATGTAAGATCCATTTCACAGGGAAGGGCATCTTTTACTATGTATTTCTCACATTACGACAAGGTGGAAAATGGATAG
- a CDS encoding HAD family phosphatase codes for MIKLFVFDLGNVILPFEHRQIAVKLYEKSKNRTGILPDDIFKFLFDREKGIVNIYETGNMSSLEFFTRLKELYMLAMDFEDFKNIWNPIFHENLRVSEAVLYLKSKGYPVYLLSDTNELHFTYAAETYPVVHAMDKWILSYKVGVKKPDKKIYDVIFEEMDIDGSEVFYIDDIERYIEAAKSYGINGMVFRDAEELWQMLKENGI; via the coding sequence ATGATAAAGCTTTTTGTGTTTGACCTCGGAAATGTAATCCTGCCCTTTGAGCACAGGCAGATTGCGGTAAAACTCTATGAAAAATCAAAAAATAGAACGGGAATATTGCCGGATGATATTTTTAAATTCCTCTTTGACAGGGAGAAGGGTATTGTAAATATCTATGAAACAGGCAACATGTCTTCGCTTGAATTCTTTACCCGGCTAAAGGAACTTTACATGCTTGCCATGGATTTTGAGGATTTCAAAAATATATGGAATCCTATTTTCCATGAGAACCTCCGGGTAAGTGAGGCTGTATTATATTTAAAATCAAAGGGTTATCCTGTTTATTTATTAAGTGATACAAACGAGCTTCATTTCACATATGCTGCTGAGACTTACCCTGTTGTCCATGCTATGGATAAGTGGATTCTTTCTTATAAAGTAGGCGTAAAAAAGCCTGATAAAAAGATCTATGATGTTATATTTGAAGAGATGGACATAGATGGAAGCGAAGTTTTTTATATTGACGACATTGAGAGGTATATAGAAGCTGCAAAAAGTTATGGTATTAACGGCATGGTCTTCCGGGATGCGGAAGAATTGTGGCAGATGTTGAAAGAAAATGGAATATAG
- a CDS encoding type III pantothenate kinase: MLLVIDIGNTNIVFGVYKGDKLVNNWRLSTIFHKTVDEYAILINSLLYIEKIKPHEVESAIISCVVPPLLIPFEIFCGRYMGIKPLVVGPGIKTGMPILYENPQEVGADRIVNAVAGYDKHKNALIVVDFGTATTFDYVTPKGEYAGGSIAPGIMISLEALFERAAKLPRVELIRPKNVIGKNTIQAMQSGISYGYVSLVDGIIKKIREEVKTNPYVMATGGLANLIFKNSDSIDEVDEFLTLKGLKILYERNKDFHKFK, from the coding sequence ATGCTTTTAGTTATCGATATCGGAAATACCAATATAGTCTTCGGGGTATACAAAGGCGATAAACTTGTAAACAACTGGAGGTTGAGCACCATCTTCCATAAAACTGTTGATGAATATGCCATTCTTATAAACAGCCTGCTATACATAGAAAAAATAAAGCCCCATGAAGTAGAAAGCGCTATTATATCCTGCGTAGTCCCGCCGCTTCTAATTCCCTTTGAAATTTTCTGCGGAAGATATATGGGAATTAAGCCTCTGGTAGTAGGCCCCGGCATCAAAACCGGAATGCCCATACTTTACGAAAATCCCCAGGAAGTAGGTGCCGACAGGATCGTAAATGCTGTTGCAGGCTACGATAAGCACAAAAATGCCCTCATTGTTGTAGATTTCGGAACTGCAACAACTTTTGATTACGTAACCCCGAAGGGGGAGTATGCAGGCGGTTCTATTGCACCGGGTATTATGATTTCCCTTGAAGCCCTTTTTGAGAGGGCCGCCAAACTGCCGAGGGTAGAATTAATAAGACCAAAGAATGTTATTGGAAAAAATACCATACAAGCCATGCAGTCCGGCATATCATACGGATATGTAAGTCTTGTGGACGGAATAATAAAGAAAATCCGGGAAGAGGTTAAAACTAATCCCTATGTGATGGCTACCGGAGGGCTTGCCAACCTTATCTTTAAAAATTCAGATTCTATAGATGAAGTGGATGAATTTCTCACCTTGAAGGGGCTGAAAATACTCTACGAGAGAAACAAGGATTTTCATAAATTCAAATAA
- a CDS encoding GAF domain-containing protein, translated as MSTFSDKQSMPRSFGRRQEDWFVRDRIKRQSQLLHVGQIIVSEINMSALFEIIMEQTNQILDAERSSVFLYCDKDNELRSLAATGMHDEQIRVSVEHGIAGWVFQHREPLLINDCYNDPRFYAEIDKKTGFHTRNILCFPLINRSHECIGALQALNKKTGDFTNEDVELLVPVSNYIAIALENSKLYEELKLLDKAKERVINHLSHELRTPLAIVSGVLDRVLKKVREANIVSLERAIAIGYRNVTRLQELQVKIDDLLHQKPSEEKQKILNIIQDALYFVEELNGQENLSGTNILDLITERIESLYRIEEVREELIVIDVFLNDLCNETAVLMKEREIEIVRNFEKSIAVNMDRNILKKVCGGILKNAVEKTPDEGMVDISAYSVDNSVQIDFRDFGIGISPENQKMIFGGFFHTQDTDVYSSREPYMFNAGGSGSDLLRIKALSEQYGFRLDFNSSRCVFIPADRDICMGRISRCRAVKSKQECFASGGSIFSVIIPKA; from the coding sequence ATGTCCACTTTTTCTGATAAGCAATCAATGCCAAGAAGTTTCGGTAGGCGACAGGAAGACTGGTTTGTAAGGGACAGGATCAAAAGACAGAGCCAGCTTCTCCATGTCGGTCAGATCATAGTTTCTGAAATTAACATGAGCGCTCTCTTCGAAATAATTATGGAGCAGACCAACCAGATCCTTGATGCAGAGAGAAGCTCTGTGTTCCTGTATTGCGATAAAGATAACGAATTAAGGTCTCTTGCGGCAACAGGCATGCATGATGAACAAATCAGAGTTTCCGTGGAACACGGGATAGCAGGCTGGGTCTTCCAGCACCGGGAGCCCTTGCTAATCAATGATTGCTACAATGATCCCCGCTTTTATGCTGAAATAGACAAGAAAACTGGCTTCCACACCAGAAACATTCTTTGTTTCCCCCTGATCAACAGATCTCACGAATGTATAGGAGCGCTCCAGGCATTGAATAAAAAAACAGGGGATTTCACAAATGAGGATGTGGAACTGCTTGTGCCTGTCTCTAATTATATTGCAATTGCCCTTGAGAACTCGAAGCTCTATGAAGAACTCAAACTTCTTGATAAAGCCAAAGAACGGGTTATCAACCACCTTTCTCATGAATTAAGAACGCCCCTTGCTATAGTATCAGGAGTCCTGGACCGGGTTTTAAAAAAGGTAAGAGAAGCCAATATTGTATCGCTGGAGCGGGCTATTGCTATCGGGTACCGAAATGTTACCCGTCTGCAGGAATTGCAGGTGAAGATAGATGATTTACTCCATCAGAAGCCTTCGGAGGAGAAACAGAAAATATTGAACATTATCCAGGATGCCCTCTATTTTGTAGAAGAACTCAACGGACAGGAAAACCTGTCAGGTACAAATATTCTTGATCTTATAACCGAGCGCATTGAGTCTTTATACAGGATCGAAGAGGTGAGGGAAGAACTTATTGTGATCGATGTTTTTCTGAACGATCTCTGTAACGAAACGGCCGTATTGATGAAAGAAAGGGAAATTGAAATTGTAAGAAATTTTGAAAAGAGTATTGCTGTAAATATGGACCGGAATATCTTGAAAAAGGTGTGCGGTGGTATTTTGAAGAATGCTGTTGAAAAAACGCCTGATGAGGGCATGGTTGATATAAGTGCTTATTCTGTGGACAATAGTGTTCAGATAGACTTTCGTGATTTTGGAATCGGTATTTCCCCTGAAAACCAGAAGATGATCTTCGGAGGGTTTTTTCATACCCAGGATACTGATGTATATTCATCAAGAGAACCATATATGTTCAATGCAGGCGGCTCAGGTTCCGACCTTCTCAGGATTAAGGCATTATCCGAACAATATGGATTCCGCCTTGATTTCAACAGTTCCCGCTGTGTTTTTATCCCTGCGGACAGAGATATCTGTATGGGCAGGATCTCTCGCTGCCGGGCTGTTAAATCAAAGCAGGAGTGCTTTGCCTCCGGAGGAAGTATTTTTTCAGTAATCATCCCGAAAGCATGA
- a CDS encoding MFS transporter gives MLFKGKLARRKKTVKKKHFLILMLQNSKDSVDCLNIMRADDKKIYLIVLSVAFASFLGRLNLYTVNVSLPTISRIFNIGTGEASRIVTVYLLVITSFLMFFGKLGDRTGHKNIFIIGYGVFILGSLFCGISTGINTLTIARAIHGLGSSMLLAASFAILARVVPENRLGWAFGMNASATALGVAAGAPLGGIIAEYLSWRGVFLINVPLGAGAMVCAYKFIPSSVGNHDAMPARIKRKFDFIGTILSFILLSALFFCNIIGSKQGWISFSTFALLGIFLLVLFFFITHEKKHEDPLLDINTLKSSKFTFALSATMMAYMLIAGNAFLLPFYLEIVKGLSPAGTGMILLVYSLIYVFVSPYAGKLSDRKNPAILCIAAMAAATINTFAFSYSIRNNGLIPVIVFLALFGFSYVFFLSPINNMAMSCASKGKEGMASGLLNTAINLSMVFGVAIFEKVFIDSLGSFAPGSVNLSQLDIPGSILLNGFSHAYVAGGMMCVLALFFTIFANKR, from the coding sequence ATGCTTTTTAAAGGAAAATTAGCACGGAGAAAAAAAACTGTCAAGAAGAAACATTTTCTTATTTTGATGTTGCAAAACAGCAAAGATAGTGTAGATTGTTTGAACATTATGAGGGCTGACGATAAAAAAATATATTTGATCGTCCTTAGTGTTGCCTTTGCTTCCTTTCTCGGCCGCCTGAACCTTTACACTGTTAATGTTTCCCTGCCCACAATCTCTCGTATCTTTAACATCGGAACAGGCGAGGCGTCCCGTATTGTAACTGTATATCTCCTTGTTATCACAAGTTTTCTCATGTTTTTTGGAAAACTTGGCGACAGGACGGGACATAAAAACATATTCATTATCGGATATGGCGTTTTTATCCTAGGGTCGCTTTTTTGCGGCATATCCACAGGAATTAATACACTGACCATTGCCAGGGCAATTCATGGCCTGGGGAGCTCCATGCTTCTGGCTGCAAGTTTCGCAATCCTTGCAAGAGTAGTCCCTGAAAATAGATTGGGATGGGCCTTTGGCATGAATGCTTCTGCTACAGCACTCGGAGTCGCTGCAGGGGCGCCCTTAGGGGGCATAATAGCCGAGTATTTATCGTGGAGGGGGGTATTCCTTATCAATGTCCCCCTTGGTGCAGGCGCCATGGTTTGCGCATACAAATTCATCCCCTCATCGGTCGGCAATCATGATGCAATGCCTGCCCGTATCAAGCGCAAATTTGATTTTATTGGTACAATTCTCAGCTTTATTTTATTGTCTGCACTCTTTTTCTGCAACATTATTGGAAGTAAGCAAGGCTGGATTTCGTTTTCAACATTCGCATTACTGGGCATTTTTCTCCTTGTACTCTTTTTCTTTATTACACATGAAAAAAAACATGAAGACCCTCTTCTGGATATTAATACCCTGAAGAGTTCTAAATTTACATTTGCATTATCCGCAACAATGATGGCATACATGCTTATCGCTGGAAATGCCTTTCTCCTTCCCTTCTATCTTGAAATTGTAAAAGGGCTCAGTCCTGCAGGAACAGGGATGATTCTACTTGTTTACTCATTGATTTATGTGTTCGTATCCCCTTATGCAGGCAAACTTTCCGACAGGAAAAACCCCGCCATTCTCTGTATTGCAGCAATGGCTGCTGCAACAATAAACACCTTTGCCTTCTCCTACAGCATAAGAAACAACGGCCTTATTCCTGTAATTGTTTTCCTCGCATTGTTCGGCTTCTCCTATGTGTTTTTCCTGTCGCCAATTAATAATATGGCCATGAGTTGTGCTTCTAAAGGAAAAGAAGGAATGGCATCAGGTCTTCTTAATACAGCAATTAATTTGAGCATGGTTTTTGGGGTTGCCATATTTGAAAAAGTTTTCATTGATTCACTTGGCAGCTTTGCCCCAGGCAGTGTAAATTTGAGTCAACTGGACATTCCCGGATCAATACTGCTGAATGGATTCAGCCATGCATACGTGGCCGGGGGGATGATGTGTGTTTTAGCTTTGTTTTTTACAATTTTTGCAAATAAACGGTGA
- the lgt gene encoding prolipoprotein diacylglyceryl transferase: MIQYPDIDPVIIKVGPLAVRWYGLMYILGFVSSYLLVMYQIKKKALKIERAQIDDLYFYLILGLIVGARLGYICFYNLSFYLGNPLEVFVLWHGGMSFHGGLIGTFIAGYIVIKRKKLKFLTMLDLIVPTGPIGIGLGRLGNFINGELFGKPSDVPWAMIFPQGGNIARHPSQLYEAFFEGFVLFVVLWLYKDRKKRGGDVFALFLMLYGVFRFFCEFFREPDLQVGYIFGVVTMGQILCAIMLFTGLFLKYFYLPKYSIK, from the coding sequence ATGATTCAGTATCCTGATATTGATCCGGTAATCATAAAAGTTGGCCCTTTAGCAGTACGATGGTATGGCCTTATGTATATTTTAGGATTTGTTTCTTCATACCTCCTTGTCATGTACCAGATAAAAAAGAAGGCGCTGAAAATAGAGAGGGCGCAGATTGATGACCTGTATTTTTACCTGATTCTTGGTCTTATTGTCGGAGCTCGGCTGGGGTATATATGCTTTTACAATCTAAGCTTTTACCTGGGGAATCCCCTTGAGGTATTTGTTCTATGGCATGGAGGCATGTCGTTTCACGGAGGACTTATAGGGACATTCATCGCCGGTTATATAGTTATTAAAAGAAAAAAACTTAAATTTCTTACAATGCTGGACCTTATTGTCCCGACCGGCCCTATAGGTATAGGCCTGGGAAGGCTGGGTAACTTTATTAACGGCGAGCTTTTCGGTAAGCCTTCAGATGTGCCCTGGGCGATGATATTCCCCCAGGGCGGCAATATTGCAAGGCATCCTTCGCAATTATATGAGGCATTTTTTGAGGGATTTGTCCTCTTTGTCGTTCTCTGGTTGTACAAAGACAGAAAGAAAAGAGGAGGCGATGTTTTTGCGCTTTTTTTAATGTTGTACGGTGTTTTCAGATTTTTTTGTGAATTTTTCCGGGAGCCTGATTTGCAGGTTGGCTACATATTCGGTGTAGTAACAATGGGACAGATATTATGTGCCATAATGCTTTTTACAGGCCTTTTTCTCAAGTATTTCTATCTCCCAAAATACAGCATAAAATAA